One Chiloscyllium plagiosum isolate BGI_BamShark_2017 chromosome 34, ASM401019v2, whole genome shotgun sequence genomic window carries:
- the LOC122540307 gene encoding beta-1,3-galactosyltransferase 6-like, whose protein sequence is MNLVRLVCRHKTALGVATLSLFALVLLYLAKCTSETLKSPGLPRGVERRSDSQGHSRTKSLSAFLVLLITTGPKYTERRSIIRSTWLASRDPEILPYFAIGTSGLPAEEVQNLEQENTRHHDLLLLPDLKDSYENLTNKILHMYAWIDQNIDYKFVLKADDDTFARLDIIKEELKAKEPKKLYWGFFSGRGRVKAAGKWKESTWVLCDYYLPYALGGGYVLSADLVHYIQINIDYLKVWQSEDVSLGAWLAPVDVKRLHDPRFDTEYKSRGCNNKYIVTHKQSIEDMLEKHQTLQREGKLCKEEIKVRLSYIYDWYVPPSQCCQRKDGIP, encoded by the coding sequence ATGAATCTAGTTCGACTCGTCTGTCGCCACAAAACAGCCCTCGGGGTTGCAACCCTGTCCTTGTTTGCACTGGTATTGCTTTATCTGGCTAAATGCACCTCAGAGACTTTAAAATCCCCCGGTTTACCTCGTGGGGTTGAGAGACGGAGTGACAGTCAGGGTCACAGCAGAACAAAAAGCCTCTCTGCTTTTCTTGTTTTGCTGATCACCACTGGCCCCAAGTACACCGAGAGGCGAAGCATTATCAGGAGTACGTGGCTAGCTAGCCGGGACCCGGAAATCCTCCCTTACTTTGCCATTGGCACCAGCGGCCTTCCTGCAGAGGAAGTTCAAAATTTGGAGCAAGAGAACACTCGGCATCATGATCTTCTGCTTCTGCCAGATTTGAAGGACTCTTACGAAAACCTTACCAATAAGATCCTTCATATGTATGCTTGGATAGACCAAAACATTGACTATAAGTTTGTGCTGAAAGCAGATGATGACACTTTTGCCAGATTAGACATCATTAAGGAAGAACTGAAGGCAAAAGAACCAAAGAAACTCTACTGGGGATTTTTTTCTGGACGTGGAAGGGTTAAGGCTGCAGGCAAATGGAAGGAGAGCACTTGGGTTCTGTGCGACTATTATTTGCCGTATGCCCTAGGGGGCGGATATGTTCTGTCTGCTGATTTAGTGCACTATATTCAAATTAACATTGATTATTTAAAAGTGTGGCAGAGTGAGGATGTCTCTTTGGGAGCCTGGCTGGCACCTGTCGATGTCAAACGCCTGCATGACCCACGGTTTGATACGGAGTACAAGTCACGGGGGTGCAATAACAAGTATATCGTGACACACAAACAGAGCATTGAGgatatgctggaaaagcatcagaCACTCCAAAGAGAAGGGAAATTGTGCAAGGAAGAAATTAAAGTGAGATTGTCTTATATTTATGATTGGTACGTCCCACCATCCCAGTGCTGCCAGCGAAAAGATGGCATACCTTGA